One genomic region from Ptychodera flava strain L36383 chromosome 14, AS_Pfla_20210202, whole genome shotgun sequence encodes:
- the LOC139150724 gene encoding adenylate cyclase type 10-like, with protein sequence MRPFPPSRPSCPSAARVLQSPTTLHIKLPGLVAEFLASLACQILEVASIPEDLLKILKKHSHGVASWCEQLLRDMFFSKKILIVSENDLKEVKLVSNHVVPESHTLTRTRRASISSKESTTLRMPDSRRASLIAEDQAPLSVVPNGENGQSDKERAEEEDYFEEHIDEKKFCVVTPGVKLNEIPVPDSMKGMMLAKIDRLKSGDQMVVKCAAVLGLSFTRSLLEKIVPNFNSRKIRMSIHSLMQLRLFECAAKHPGHHAGLHHSSLSHHGHQRLSAQVECHCPRDGDYLSTDARTNISNCRLLRFKTSLMQEVAYTLFLSDQRRKLHEQAALFLESQAHKCKSCGGGEFIHHYQSVSHSLTGDGNELQKGFGGEGDRSGGRGSRRGKSMAARKRPAERSFRKERRKTIDDFEDIEEEEEEKPKRRSTIIDSFKKVLKRKSKVADEEMEFRAKAESRRRGSVVSRLSEKLKAEVGADVLDEEVTFYDIDLRDCECPQVLASVYPQLVRHWRAASNTGRTIHFLTEAGGAAISTHNNMAGVSYLMEAHGMLKDLEAGRKPLIDDPEDDIDIDIEEKARVESLIGQALLHMGRLEEAMPHLLDALKSLGNKQPTTYFGFCYRLIIESMTQYLHLKYPHKYVGHAASRDCNLFVEQSRCLSHVWHVYHEIHEDMKAWLAALQQINRAEKADDDLHDLLVAYMAMIESCQIRSLHDKVQIYEEMALARCVEVTGFSADDLITVGHLYSVVMGVRLSGGRIQKSIDSGFQALKVSERLHDNSLKLSVLPTLAAALMLGNKSVPCVEVLEQLDYISDEEEDVEGRGWYFCCCLDLLLELGFALESHNKCVDFVTKAAADPWHVMNPIPRYYMSASLALWYSRKNDWDQAEQWFLSALNITPETFETYMTVNAYVKMVESQLIAYSHARRVIADISKMRQQAWQALQYLHRLCKKFQVCRPRYCHLLAFYYILSGDKTKCGKWLNKSLILSEQMSNNLEHQWAEHSQIVWFDPNHSEIQDEFWQLSTEDDLDWHIASAIDGEISKYSLPLPHRLH encoded by the exons ATGAGGCCTTTCCCACCGAGTCGACCTTCGTGTCCTTCAGCCGCCAGGGTTCTCCAAAGCCCCACTACACTGCACATTAAGTTACCAGGTTTAGTTGCAGAATTCCTTGCTTCGCTTGCTTGCCAGATTCTAGAAGTGGCCAGCATTCCTGAAGACCTTTTGAA GATTCTGAAAAAACACAGCCACGGAGTAGCATCATGGTGTGAACAGCTCTTACGAGATATGTTCTTCTCAAAAAAGATCCTAATTGTTTCTGAAAATGACCTGAAGGAAGTAAAACTGGTTAGCAATCACGTAGTACCGGAAAGCCACACTTTGACAAGAACACGACGGGCAAGCATTTCCAGTAAAGAGTCAACTACATTACGAATGCCCGATAGCAGAAGGGCGAGTCTAATTGCAGAAGATCAG GCACCTCTCTCTGTTGTGCCAAATGGAGAAAACGGTCAGAGTGACAAGGAGAGAGCTGAGGAAGAGGATTATTTCGAGGAACACATAGACGAGAAGAAATTTTGTGTTGTCACTCCCGGGGTCAAATTGAATGAAATACCAGTGCCAGACTCGATGAAAG GTATGATGTTAGCCAAGATAGACCGTCTGAAGTCAGGTGATCAGATGGTGGTGAAATGCGCCGCCGTGTTGGGACTCTCCTTCACACGTTCACTACTGGAGAAGATCGTTCCGAACTTTAACAGTAGGAAAATTCGCATGAGTATTCATTCGCTAATGCAACTGCGTTTGTTTGAGTGTGCTGCTAAACATCCGGGTCACCACGCCGGGCTACACCACAGTAGCCTAAGCCATCATGGTCATCAGCGATTATCCGCTCAAGTTGAGTGTCACTGCCCAAGAGATGGCGATTATTTATCCACTGATGCCCGCACAAATATATCCAACTGCAGGTTATTACGGTTTAAGACTTCCTTGATGCAAGAAGTGGCCTATACGTTGTTTCTGAGCGATCAGAGACGAAAACTACACGAGCAAGCCGCTTTATTTCTCGAGTCTCAGGCCCACAAGTGTAAATCTTGCGGAGGTGGGGAATTCATACATCACTACCAATCAGTGTCACATAGTTTAACTGGAGATGGTAATGAACTTCAGAAAGGTTTCGGTGGAGAAGGTGATCGAAGTGGAGGACGCGGATCTCGACGAGGGAAGTCAATGGCTGCAAGGAAGCGTCCAGCGGAGCGCTCATTTCGCAAGGAGAGACGTAAAACAATCGATGACTTCGAAGACATCGAAG aagaagaggaagagaaGCCAAAACGGCGTAGCACTATCATAGACAGCTTCAAGAAGGTCTTAAAACGAAAAAGCAAAGTTGCAGATGAAGAGATGGAATTCCGAGCAAAAGCAGAAAGTCGAAGACGAGGCTCTGTGGTCAGTCGATTAAG CGAGAAACTAAAGGCAGAAGTTGGCGCGGACGTTCTTGACGAAGAGGTCACATTTTATGACATAGATTTACGAGATTGCGAATGTCCTCAGGTTCTAGCGTCGGTGTATCCTCAGTTAGTGAGACACTGGAGAGCTGCTAGTAACACCGGTCGTACTATTCACTTCCTAACTGAAGCTGGTGGAGCGGCTATTTCCACTCACAACAATATGGCG GGAGTGTCGTACTTAATGGAAGCCCATGGAATGCTGAAGGACTTAGAAGCAGGAAGGAAACCACTTATTGATGATCCAGAagatgacattgacattgatatAGAAGAGAAAGCTCGCGTTGAGAGTCTTATTGGCCAG GCATTGCTGCACATGGGTCGTCTTGAAGAAGCCATGCCTCATCTACTCGATGCGTTGAAATCACTCGGCAATAAACAACCGACAACTTATTTTGGATTTTGTTATCGCCTCATTATAGAAAGCATGACCCAGTATTTACACTTAAAGTATCCTCATAAATATGTCGGCCATGCGGC GAGTAGGGACTGTAATTTATTTGTGGAACAATCGCGTTGTCTATCTCATGTATGGCACGTATACCACGAGATTCACGAAGACATGAAGGCTTGGTTGGCAGCTTTGCAGCAAATCAATCGAGCTGAAAAGGCGGACGATGATCTCCATGAC CTTTTGGTGGCTTATATGGCGATGATTGAGTCCTGTCAAATTCGAAGTCTGCACGACAAGGTCCAAATTTACGAGGAAATGGCGTTAGCCAG ATGTGTAGAAGTTACAGGTTTTAGTGCAGATGACCTCATTACTGTAGGCCATTTGTATTCTGTTGTCATGGGAGTGCGATTATCAGGAGGGCGCATTCAAAAATCCATAGATTCAG GTTTCCAAGCTCTGAAGGTATCGGAGCGACTACATGACAACAGTCTGAAGTTAAGCGTTCTGCCGACATTAGCTGCAGCACTTATGTTGGGCAACAA ATCCGTTCCGTGCGTTGAAGTATTAGAACAATTAGATTATATCAGCGACGAAGAAGAGGATGTTGAGGGACGAGGATGGTATTTCTGTTGTTGCCTGGATCTTCTTCTTGAACTAG GATTTGCTCTGGAATCTCATAATAAGTGTGTTGACTTTGTAACCAAGGCAGCTGCTGATCCATGGCATGTTATGAATCCAATTCCAAGATACTATATGAGTGCATCGTTAGCACTATG GTACTCTCGGAAAAACGACTGGGATCAGGCTGAACAGTGGTTTCTCTCAGCGTTGAATATAACACCGGAAACGTTTGAAACCTACATGACTGTCAACGCCTACGTTAAGATGGTTGAGTCTCAGCTGATAGCCTACAGTCACGCTCGCAGAGTCATTGCAGATATTAGCAAGATGAGACAGCAAGCATGGCAG GCACTACAGTATCTCCATAGGCTGTGTAAGAAATTCCAAGTATGCAGACCACGTTACTGCCATCTACTGGCTTTTTATTACATCTTGTCGGGAGACAAAACAAAATGTGGGAAATGGCTGAACAAGAGTCTCATTCTGAGCGAACAGATGTCGAATAACTTGGAACATCAGTGGGCTGAACACAGTCAGATCGTATGGTTCGATCCAAACCATTCAGAGATACAGGACGAATTCTGGCAGTTGTCAACGGAGGACGATTTGGATTGGCATATCGCTTCGGCTATCGATGGAGAAATCAGTAAATATTCCTTACCTCTCCCGCATAGGCTCCACTGA
- the LOC139148857 gene encoding adenylate cyclase type 10-like: protein MSTKSGCGTDRLSKTLNDYLGEIVKTILASGGDVLNFAGDALLALWEVERDQLFEQTVLKSMECGLKIQENCHDWDTSVGVKLRVKIGLAVGEMHVTYFGNDEDSRLFVATGQTVDDVNTAEQFAEAGSITLSPTIWERVAEKDDFFHEYLSDGKHVRVRSHRGDLETLPAMSEGGRKRNQPTGTNPNQERSPSLTRVNKQGIRSFVRRLSTVVPGQIDVGSLVNPTSTLPEESESDEDEDMEKQTRCLNKIFMFDKGCTFLAIFGLPGDKHEDDCAHALQCSFKMHDKLKATHSILKVSIGVTTGKTFCGVVGHKYRHEYTVIGSKVNMAARLMMHYPGKLSCDSETYHHSKLPRHLFHELPYREMKGVKNPGIIHEYVELSKTLSKPEASASEHKYPLLGRDKELQIFLDELHLISEHREKGEHRRVIVFEGDPGIGKSRILDACVQKALEEEIRVISCDLTLNDSGTPYHTVTTLIELLLEMDNCANHVEREHAVLDHIVEENLREDLALLNDLLNLKFPSGPKITQMSSNDRAEGLHRLLVAIVHQQQ from the exons ATGAGCACCAAGAGTGGATGTGGTACTGACAGACTTAGCAAAACATTAAACGACTACCTCGGAGAAATAGTTAAAACCATCCTGGCCAGTGGTGGAGATGTACTAAACTTTGCAG GTGATGCTTTGCTGGCACTGTGGGAAGTTGAACGAGACCAGCTGTTTGAACAGACCGTGTTGAAATCAATGGAATGTGGTCTTAAGATTCAAGAAAATTGTCACGATTGGGACACCTCAGTTGGGGTCAAACTGCGGGTGAAAATAG GCTTAGCTGTAGGTGAAATGCACGTCACCTATTTCGGGAACGACGAAGATTCACGGTTGTTCGTGGCCACTGGTCAGACAGTAGACGATGTTAACACCGCAGAACAATTCGCCGAGGCTGGGTCGATCACATTGTCCCCAACAATTTGGGAGCGTGTCGCAGAAAAAGACGACTTTTTCCACGAGTACCTCTCAGACGGAAAACACGTCAGA GTACGCTCACATAGAGGTGACCTCGAGACTTTACCTGCTATGTCCGAAGGCGGACGCAAACGAAATCAGCCTACAGGCACAAACCCAAACCAGGAACGGTCCCCAAGTCTCACACGAGTCAACAAACAAGGGATACGGTCTTTCG TCCGAAGGCTGTCTACTGTCGTTCCTGGACAGATTGACGTAGGTTCACTCGTAAACCCGACCAGCACGCTTCCTGAAGAATCGGAATCCGACGAGGACGAGGATATGGAGAAGCAAACGC GATGtctgaataaaatattcatgtttgataaaGGTTGTACTTTCCTGGCGATATTTGGACTCCCCGGAGACAAGCATGAAGACGACTGTGCGCATGCGCTGCAATGTTCCTTCAAGATGCACGATAAATTGAAAGCCACTCATAGCATTCT GAAAGTATCCATTGGTGTTACGACAGGAAAAACCTTCTGCGGTGTTGTTGGTCACAAATATCGACATGAATATACCG tAATCGGTAGCAAAGTCAACATGGCGGCTCGACTGATGATGCACTATCCAGGAAAACTCTCATGTGATTCAGAGACATATCATCATTCCAAACTGCCTCGCCATCTTTTCCATGAACTTCCGTATCGTGAAATGAAAGGAGTGAAAAACCCTGGAATAATACACGAATATGTGGAGCTTTCAAA AACTTTAAGTAAACCCGAAGCATCTGCATCTGAACATAAGTATCCGTTGCTAG GAAGAGATAAAGAGCTGCAAATATTTCTGGATGAGCTACATTTGATATCTGAACACCGAGAGAAAGGTGAACATCGTCGTGTTATCGTCTTTGAAGGCGATCCAGGTATCGGAAAGAGTCGAATATTAGATGCCTGTGTGCAAAAAGCACTGGAGGAAGAAATACG TGTTATATCTTGCGATTTGACTCTGAACGACTCTGGCACTCCCTACCACACTGTGACTACCTTGATAGAGTTGTTGCTAGAAATGGATAATTGTGCAAACCATGTTGAACGAGAACATGCTGTGCTTGATCATATCGTCGAAGAAAATCTCCGCGAAGACCTTGCTCTTCTCAACGATCTTCTGAATTTGAAG TTCCCCAGTGGACCAAAGATCACTCAGATGTCTAGTAATGATCGTGCGGAAGGACTGCACAGACTACTTGTAGCAATCGTACACCAG CAACAATGA
- the LOC139150420 gene encoding uncharacterized protein: protein MMWYGCGQQQMLFNLLALVIFMSFPSCTPKLQSHDPECHYDIDTLWTKEVGTSAFASTPLITDVNSDGFLDIVAATFTEEVTVIEGKSGQPIPGSYWPFSLQDSSFHASPIQYDYNKDGKMDICLCTSNGEIVFFESHGTLMYGETLKVPNLAVERYWYNKELSYNYRNIRDVILKSYIPDQPCAESLTNPQEDPLWSRHHGDCHAGLILNGQYVSIDSHILSTPVIADLNNDGVTEELIVTVTYYFDGEFYSIPENLQKLHLSQDELDNYVASSIVVFNLTSKSVMMQIPLDLSKGSSKFPAYALFTPTVVDLDSNNGPLEILLGTSSGHLYVLNSDGSIRNGFPKLVGPIHGQVTVEDINKDGRLEIIITDTNVNVICVTVEGQNLWDMPLSGSSSAGSRVADINADGILDVVIATNNGNVWVLRGDSGEVLPGWPKRLMSKLLPKNVLISQLKTDRKHLDIVIPTHDGNLQVLSGDGKCSDIIQLGEQSLVQVLAADLVPGSPGLELLVSTSDGTLMCLHTSTDISHPERSILHYWPAETISYNGFTFWNAKVGVMVSDVTKSLKHVTGTSFPLEFDILDDHIAKKTWNSYTIKVKIGNEVLYKETFSQPGHYQRSIPCPNQPIRSTVKVDMTNQHGQLFQDTFPMSFNMSIQYELKWLLLFPFLSMVCLLLLLHGYPTVNLLPMTQQTKQK, encoded by the exons ATGATGTGGTACGGGTGTGGACAACAGCAAATGCTCTTTAATCTGCTCGCTCTAGTCATCTTTATGAGTTTTCCATCGTGTACCCCAAAGTTGCAAAG ccatgatccTGAGTGTCACTATGATATCGACACTCTTTGGACAAAGGAGGTTGGTACAAGTGCGTTTGCAAGCACTCCCCTCATAACAGACGTCAATTCTGATGGGTTCCTTGACATCGTAGCCGCTACATTCACAGAAGAGGTCACAGTAATAGAAGGGAAATCTGGTCAGCCAATCCCTGGAAGTTACTGGCCATTCAGTCTTCAGGACAGTTCATTCCATGCAAGTCCAATACAG TATGATTACAACAAAGATGGAAAAATGGATATCTGTTTGTGCACAAGTAATGGAGAGATTGTCTTCTTTGAAAGCCATGGAACATTGATGTATGGAGAAACACTAAAA GTTCCTAACCTTGCTGTAGAAAGATACTGGTACAACAAGGAATTATCCTACAACTACAGAAACATACGAGATGTGATTTTGAAATCCTACATACCAGAT CAACCATGTGCTGAGAGTCTTACCAACCCACAAGAGGATCCCCTATGGTCCCGTCACCATGGTGACTGTCATGCAGGATTGATCCTTAATGGGCAGTATGTCAGCATTGATTCACACATCCTGTCAACACCAGTCATTGCAGACTTGAATAATGATGGAGTGACAGAGGAGTTGATAGTGACAGTCACTTATTATTTTGATGGAGAATTCTACAG CATACCAGAAAACTTACAAAAGTTGCATCTTTCACAAGATGAATTGGACAATTATGTGGCAAGCAGCATCGTCGTTTTTAATCTCACATCAAAAAGTGTAATGATGCAGATACCTCTGGATTTATCAAAG GGGAGTTCAAAATTTCCTGCGTATGCTTTGTTTACACCCACTGTGGTTGATCTGGATTCCAACAATGGACCCTTGGAAATCCTACTTGGCACTTCTTCCGGTCATCTATATGTCTTAAACTCTGACGGCAGTATAAGAAATGGATTCCCAAAGCTAGTTGGACCAATTCATGGACAG GTGACCGTAGAAGACATCAACAAAGATGGTCGGCTTGAAATTATCATCACTGACACAAATGTCAATGTCATCTGTGTGACTGTTGAAGGTCAAAATTTGTGGGACATGCCATTGTCAGGGTCATCATCAGCTGGGTCAAGAGTTGCGGATATCAATGCAGATGGTATTCTTGATGTTGTCATAGCAACCAATAATGG GAATGTGTGGGTTCTTCGAGGTGACAGTGGAGAGGTTCTTCCTGGTTGGCCAAAGAGACTTATGAGTAAATTACTACCCAAGAATGTCTTGATAAGTCAACTGAAAACTGACAGAAAACACCTTGACATT GTGATTCCTACCCATGATGGAAATCTACAAGTACTTTCTGGTGACGGAAAATGTTCCGATATCATACAACTTGGAGAACAGTCCCTGGTTCAAGTTTTGGCTGCAGATCTTGTACCTGGTTCTCCTGGGCTGGAACTATTGGTGTCTACATCAGATGGTACTTTGATGTGCTTGCATACCTCTACAGATATTTCACATCCTGAGCGCAGCATTCTGCACTATTGGCCAGCAGAAACAATTAGCTACAATGGATTCACTTTCTGGAATGCAAAG GTTGGTGTGATGGTTTCTGACGTCACCAAATCTCTTAAGCATGTGACAGGCACTTCATTCCCACTTGAGTTTGACATCTTGGATGATCACATCGCCAAAAAGACTTGGAATAGCTATACTATCAAG GTGAAAATTGGAAATGAAGTGTTATACAAGGAAACATTCTCACAACCAGGTCATTATCAAAGGTCTATTCCTTGCCCCAATCAACCGATCAGATCAACAGTAAAAGTTGACATGACCAATCAACATGGTCAGCTCTTTCAGGATACATTCCCAATGAG CTTCAACATGAGTATACAGTATGAACTGAAATGGTTGCTGCTATTCCCTTTCCTGTCAATGGTTTGTTTATTACTCTTGCTGCATGGATACCCGACAGTCAACCTCCTACCAATGACTCAGCAAACAAAgcagaaatga